A portion of the Microbulbifer agarilyticus genome contains these proteins:
- a CDS encoding SIR2 family protein, with protein sequence MKASVLLHEDGNLRHKLRTVNDLTTHLRNREGISANYNIFLGAGASVTSGIPAASSLIEEWALEIYSNLSGKKTNSSSEAIEYFKSNHQKWYKPNNPYASLFEKKCDLPTQRRRFIEGLVDGKLPSIGYAYLTRLVESGFFNAVFTTNFDDLINEAFYQFSNIRPIMCAHDSSIKRVSITSSRPKVIKIHGDYLFDDIKNTIRETESLEKNTKDKLIEFCKEFGLIIVGYSGSDRSVMDVLDMLSKQDEYLNNGVYWCFREDDEIGPELQNLLWREKIYPVLIEGFDQLFSELHFQITQKRLDIESSHDNSKIKSTIKNILKDDFRLAEHEIIGEEISTIKNADSKREIFNFITNFSEEARKKSNISIADSRNLFAINNLIAKNELDEAYKVAEQDYSDANDDDVKPFYIQKIIDIFEKKGDTRSVLNWCDRLIECDKNNYSFHLQKSNFLEGDEKTEYLKETLERNTHSYQILNFYASSLISQEKTDPINKKKEASKIIDLLDKSISLEPSLSNSAWNEKYSILANQHNKDPNTDKEIQKLITNMESVNPNHSNTLSIKSKDTARKKVFPKMKSYIEDLKAIHEISSKEKRITISKLIANLVECLPDAEENEGHKEISKDFFENFLTKTHFQKEGIFYLYAAEYEIGLNRDTKKSKEMYTKAIHSNDADSFLEGIINFLSCSDEELIEPIENLLEENKYTFLEHRYHYYKSEILIQKSDYETARKHIERSFQKGGAMSEYLNRLSYVYLLEENYKAVIKMFEKYKSFEEIPDAEAFIINSYFSNKKLGRDFTKTKIQNLSAQSNSDDVKVAAFAILDHEQKAKNIIKKQIRNSFQNYFKFKCWPIIPNNWLDEINSSIFTRNDQPERIH encoded by the coding sequence TTGAAAGCATCTGTACTGCTACATGAAGATGGAAATCTCAGACATAAACTAAGAACCGTCAATGACCTAACAACACACCTAAGGAATCGCGAAGGGATAAGTGCAAACTACAATATTTTTCTAGGAGCAGGAGCTTCAGTTACATCCGGCATCCCTGCAGCTTCAAGTCTGATTGAAGAATGGGCACTTGAAATATATTCAAATCTATCCGGAAAAAAGACAAACTCTTCGAGCGAAGCGATAGAGTACTTCAAATCGAACCACCAAAAGTGGTACAAGCCAAATAACCCGTACGCGTCTCTTTTCGAAAAAAAATGCGACCTGCCTACGCAAAGACGAAGATTTATCGAAGGTCTAGTGGACGGCAAACTACCGTCGATTGGATATGCGTATCTAACACGCCTAGTTGAAAGCGGATTTTTTAATGCAGTCTTTACTACAAACTTCGACGACCTGATAAATGAAGCGTTTTATCAATTTTCAAATATTCGACCAATAATGTGCGCCCATGACTCATCGATAAAACGTGTTTCGATTACATCATCCAGGCCAAAAGTAATTAAGATTCATGGCGACTATCTTTTTGATGACATCAAAAACACCATCCGAGAAACGGAATCGCTAGAAAAAAACACGAAAGACAAACTAATAGAATTCTGTAAAGAATTTGGACTCATAATAGTTGGCTACTCAGGATCAGATCGTTCTGTGATGGATGTTTTGGATATGCTATCCAAACAAGATGAGTATCTAAATAATGGTGTTTACTGGTGCTTTAGAGAAGACGATGAAATAGGTCCAGAGCTCCAAAACTTACTCTGGCGAGAAAAAATATATCCAGTACTTATCGAAGGATTTGACCAACTATTTTCCGAGCTTCACTTCCAAATCACCCAAAAAAGGCTAGACATCGAGTCAAGTCATGACAATTCAAAAATCAAAAGTACAATTAAAAACATCTTAAAAGACGATTTCAGACTCGCCGAACATGAAATCATCGGAGAAGAAATATCAACCATTAAGAATGCAGATAGCAAACGTGAAATTTTTAACTTCATAACAAACTTTTCTGAAGAAGCCAGGAAAAAATCGAACATATCGATAGCAGACTCAAGAAACCTATTTGCGATTAACAACCTAATCGCAAAGAACGAACTAGATGAAGCCTATAAAGTAGCAGAGCAAGATTACTCAGACGCAAATGACGATGATGTAAAACCTTTTTATATACAAAAAATAATCGATATTTTTGAAAAAAAGGGAGACACAAGATCTGTCCTAAACTGGTGCGACAGACTGATCGAGTGCGATAAAAACAACTATTCTTTCCACCTCCAAAAATCTAATTTCCTGGAAGGAGATGAAAAAACTGAATACCTTAAAGAAACCCTTGAAAGAAACACACACTCGTATCAAATACTAAATTTTTATGCATCATCCCTAATTAGCCAGGAAAAAACAGACCCAATAAACAAAAAAAAAGAAGCTTCCAAAATAATTGACCTTCTCGACAAAAGCATTTCACTTGAGCCAAGCCTATCCAACTCCGCCTGGAATGAAAAATATTCAATCCTGGCAAACCAACATAATAAAGATCCGAATACTGATAAAGAAATACAAAAACTAATAACAAATATGGAGTCAGTAAACCCTAACCACTCGAACACTCTAAGCATAAAATCGAAGGACACTGCCCGAAAAAAAGTCTTCCCGAAAATGAAATCATATATTGAAGACCTCAAAGCGATCCACGAAATATCCTCAAAAGAGAAAAGAATTACAATAAGTAAACTTATAGCCAATTTAGTTGAATGCCTTCCAGACGCAGAAGAAAATGAAGGCCACAAGGAAATCTCAAAAGATTTTTTTGAAAATTTTCTAACGAAGACACACTTTCAGAAAGAGGGGATATTTTATCTCTACGCAGCAGAGTACGAAATTGGCCTAAACCGAGACACAAAAAAATCCAAAGAAATGTATACAAAAGCCATCCACTCAAATGACGCAGACAGCTTTTTGGAAGGAATTATAAATTTTCTTTCTTGCTCGGACGAAGAATTAATTGAGCCAATAGAAAACCTGCTAGAGGAAAACAAATATACTTTTCTTGAACATCGATACCACTACTACAAATCAGAAATCCTCATCCAAAAATCAGACTATGAAACCGCCAGGAAGCATATTGAGAGATCCTTCCAAAAAGGTGGCGCAATGAGTGAATACTTGAATAGGCTTTCTTACGTATACTTACTAGAAGAAAACTACAAAGCTGTAATAAAGATGTTTGAAAAATACAAATCATTCGAAGAAATTCCAGATGCAGAAGCATTCATAATTAACAGCTATTTTTCCAACAAAAAACTTGGCCGGGATTTTACGAAAACAAAAATTCAAAACCTTTCCGCACAATCAAATTCTGATGACGTAAAGGTGGCAGCATTTGCAATATTAGATCATGAGCAAAAGGCAAAGAACATCATTAAAAAGCAAATAAGAAATAGCTTCCAAAACTACTTTAAATTTAAGTGCTGGCCGATAATACCGAACAATTGGTTAGACGAAATAAACTCATCTATTTTCACAAGAAATGACCAACCGGAAAGAATACACTAG